ttaaaaccggtaagaccAAACCGGTTACCACCCTTATCTCAAACTAGACCAACATAAGCTCAAATTCAACAAATTAAGATCAAAGGCGTGATTAAAGTATTAAGAACTAGCAGGAAAATGATGCGAAATGTAGATATTTTTGTCAAATATCACCTACTCTCTCGATTCGTTTGCAAGACACAAAGCTTTGGGAAAGCACAAACAAGCAAATGATCCCGAGCTTGTTCATCAAAGAAGCTCTATATATGTAACAGCCTGTATTCATATTTTTGGACTGCTCAAAAGAATAATAGCCGACAAATGTATAGATTGTGTATATTAAGTatatctatacatataatataatatatatatacacacacataattACAGTATAAGCATAATATATTTTGGCTAGCGCCTGTAATTAATTTCGGCTGACGAGCCAAAATTTAAGAAAAGCCCTAAATTAACCACTAAAATAAGAAATTAATTGGCCAACAGCTCACGGTCTTGCATTAATAACGGAAATAACAGAGAAATGGTAAATGAGCTaaaatggaaagataacaatgtGAAATAGGCAAGGTCTCAAATGCACGTGTCATTTACACCTTTTCACCAATAAATTTAAAATCGCTgcctgtcacgtcccaaaattaTAGAATCGCGTGATCGACATCCAACATCTTTCCCGCGGAATGAACTCTTGACCCCTGACATTTAACATAATTGGTATGTACTTTGTAGACCGCTATCTTAGAAATCAACAACCATAATATCAACTCGTACACATCATGATATAGAATAATCCTGTGTCTCAAGACACATAACAAGTCCCCGCAAAgtgaattaaattgcatactaaTACTCGTATGAACTCTATACTATCAATCGTATCCATGAAACCTCtacgcaatatatatatatatatatatatatatatatatatatatatatatacattgagagagagagagagctgagACAAAGCTTAAGACATTATAACAATCCGGCCCCTCGTTTTGAGATTGTTTTTGTTCAAAACCGTGTTTTACGCATGTCTATTGTAATTGACATTACTAGTTATGACTTGTTGGAATAGTTCAGGAGGCTAGAACATCTTTCAATTCAATTTTGAACTTAAAATCTGTGTGCACTGTTCTGGTGCTGCTGCCATTCTGCATTCGTGAACCTTGTGAGAAGGCTGCGCTCAGATTTGTGGTAAGGGTGTCAAATTCGTGGAGAGAGCTAGCTCTCGTGGGCTCGTGATCACGGAGATAGGCCTGCGATCGCAACCTTGATCAAGGGGACCAGGGTCCGCAATCGTGTTATATTGCTCAGTAGTAGTAAGATGGGTCTAGCCATTTTTCTCGATAGCGAAGGGAAACCGCAAACGCGGTCAAGACCTAATATAAAAACATGGTCCTGAATTTCAAAACTCTATTTTGGGCATTTTGTTTCCCAAGGCTGTGAGTTTGAGGACTCTTGGTCTTGGAATCATTCCTTGGATTGACGTAATGATTCTAAATCATTATTTGGTTTCATTACATAAATCTATATGGATCCAACAAGTTTTTCTATTATAAATTAGGAGCAGAAATAACAAAGAATAATTTAGCAGCAGAAACTCAAATCGATTAGAAAGAAAAGAGGAGCATATTTTCTGTATAGGATGaatctatgtatatatatcagTGAAATTACTACATTACACtgactaataatagtcataacagTCCAATGGATGGGCGTCATAGAGAGTTAAAGTCATCCTTAATCGCAAGGGAATGTATTTGGAGATGTTTTAGTAAGAATGAATATGAAATTTTTCTATAATTTGTgtggagggagggggggggggggggggtgcggggATGGAATTTCTTACGTGCGCAAGCCCATTCTCTTTCTAGCTCTTTACAAGCACACTGAAGAACAATTCCTTACAAAGTGAAAAATGATAGCTCTTTCTAGTACATGAGGGAATATATGTAGGATTCATATTTAGCAAAGACAGGTTGCTTTAATTTAGAAGGAAATCCATGAAATTTTAATCATTCTCCACAGAAGCACAAAAAGATGAAAACAGTCAAATATTTTACACTTATATCAAGATAGTCGATTGAAGACTCAAGCTTGTGCCCACATACATACTTTACCTTTCCCTGTGGCGCCAGCAAGTGTTCCAACAATATAAGGATGAGCAGCCAAACGGTATGGGACAGTAGGCATATCATCACTTTGCAAAGTGCAAACAACCTTCTTATCAACAGTAGAAATGATATGGAGTCCATGTATCTCATCATCAATCTTCGATTTTCTTTTATGCTTCTGCTTTTCCTGAATCTTGCCGATGTACAAATGTGAATTATCCCAACCCCAGATTCCTCTGTGGATGTCATACATATTATACCAGGAAAAAGCAATATAATGGATTGTAACTTGAAAATGAATTGTTCTTATGAAGTAATAGTAATAGTTATTTCCATACCTTAATGTGGAAATATATTCACCACTTAGGTTGTTGTGGGGTATCAAGAACTTCTCCTGATAGTTTTCTCCTCCATATAGACCAATAGTATTGTCCGAGCTGTGTTGAACATGAAATTACCAATGCAAGGACATAGTACCCAACAGTCGATAGAATCAAAGCAGACGGTCAAGTTTCTCAAGAAAATTAAGCAAAAACAAACTGAATAGCGTTGTTTATGCTTTTAATATGAAGAGTTTTCCCCTTACAAGAATACATTcttacagaaaaaaaaaatacaacaattTTTTTGAGCATTTCGCAGCCAAATATTACTCATTTGTTTTGAAATTACTCGTAGGGTTTGAAGTTATTTTGATATCTGGATTCACTGAAATATCTAACTtcattatatatacacttttgaTTTCTATTTCCAATAATTGTTTTCCCCTGTATGTAGGATTCAATTAAACAAACCTTGTTGTTGCAAGAAAAGTCCCAAAAGGTGAAAAGTAGGCAGAGTAAATTGGACCTCCATGGCTAATACTTGTCAATGATTTTGGCTGATCTTTGCTAACACTCCTCAAGTCCCAAAGAGAGACAGTCTTGTCTGCAGAGCTTGTAGCTATAATAATCGGATTATTTGGTTTGCAATGTATTGTATTGATCGTGTCTCCATGTAATCCCCATGATAACGATGGTGCGCTTGCCCTTACATCAAATAATTTTAGCTCTCCGACTTCATCACCAAAATATAAACAGTTCACGTCCTCCCCTCGATGACATATGGAATATATCGCGCAAGTATCCTGATAAACCTCATTGTAAGCCTCCTTTTCAACATCCAGCAACATAATACGTTGATCATAACTTGAAGTAAATATCTGCAAAGCTATATATCAGAAAAGATCCTGAATGCCAAATTAACTAACTACGATACATAGTTCATATGCCCCAAAGGAATAGCTTTTCCATTTCATCATCAATTCGCACATATTCTATGTTTCAGTTAGATTATTGTTACAAGTAccggaaaaaaaaatcaaagtcataaaaaaaaaaaaaaattaaagaagaaaaaCAACTTCAAAAGCTTTAAAAGGAACAGGCTACTTTTACCTTATGCATTATACATAGGAGTAGTTTCTAAAACATTAACACTTCCATGACTCTCGATCGATGGGTAGATATGCTATGAACTCTCATTTCCACTTCACAAGGAACGTAGATAACACTTTCAGCTTACTATAGATCAACTACTTATATATTTGATTCTGGCCAAATGAGATCAATTCTAGTAAATTTGAAGATTCGGATAAAAATAGAAAAGCAAAAACAGAGTAACCTTTGACATGGAGAATGGCTCAATTGTAATTCCAGACAATTTGTACTGATGAGGACGATAGAGATAAATTCCATTAGTTTCCTGATCTTCAAAGTCCAAGTTCCATAACCCCAAATAGCCAAGCTCATCGCCTACGATAATAACTCTCTTATCCGCCGTGGGAAGAAACTTCACATCTGATATGGCACCTTTGGCCACTTGTGTTCTTCTCATTTTCAACTGTAACCTTTCCAAATCAACAGCATCATGATGAGTAAGTCTACTTGGACATTCATTTCTTGTCAAACCCTTTATTGTTTTAATCATTCCATCGTATGATAAGTACTCCTTTTTGGATAATATTTTCTTTGCCTCAATTTTATCAATGAGGCCATCACTCAATTCCGGTGGTATTCCTTTACTTCTACGAGATAAGCGGCGAACAATATTTGCCGCTTCAACTTCATCTCTACAATTACATTCAGAAACGGAAAAGACATGCATTATAAGGAGTTCGATATAATTATTACTACATATACAGTGTACCAACTGATGTAATTATTTTGGAGTAAGATAAGAGATAGAACCTTTTGCGTCTTTGCCTCTTGAGAACTGCTCTTTCAGTATCTGTCATTGCTAATACTTAAGAGAAGTAGTCATAAATCTGTAATGGAGTATGCCTTTGTGTAATTCTCTACCTTTGAAGACTAAAAATTTAATTAGAAGGAGATGAATATCAAAAGTCACCAAGAAATCTAGGTAGAGAGAGGAGGGAGGGAAAAAATTAAGCGTctatttggattgacttattttaagtgtttatttatttttaagcaCTTCTTTCATATTTGTGGTGTTTGacaataataaaaaatatttacaagtacTTATTTTTAGGTATAAAAAATATAACAATAAGACAAAAGCTAAAAATTAGATACGGTGAAAGCTCAAATATGCTCCTAAACTATACGAAATTGCACACatttgcccgtcgttaaaaggttggtgtAAAGATGtccctaatgttttttttttggctatatatgcccttgagttaacggaaaatattggagggcatattCGTTCAgttcgcatagtataggggcatatttaagcctttgaaattcctgaatatgatggcacaaaatatcattgcattttaaaacataaaaaaaaaacatttgtaattacaatccatccaccattgtattacatcaaaattatacaactaaaagagcaGATGCAATTACAAATATCTTTTAAAGACTGTCTTCACAACAAGAATATCATTTTCCCTTTTCAAAGTtttttttactaatgataataccatttttatttttcaatttgttgttctttctggatattttttgtcttctcagtcccaatatctacacaataatggatgcaacaattaccgcaataaaacataaacataaaaaaggagataacttatattagacttatgacatatgaaaaaatgtctcccgcggtgctcaaaattttgataataataataatagaaagagtatCACATCTTAAGCATTTATACAGTTTCGTACATAACATTCAATGTGGTTTGACTTTTTCGTGAATTTCACGCATAATcgaaatttagtagaattatttgaagctcataagtgagatggagtgcagtaactccgcgtccacaaacccttccacaactccacatccacaaacccttccatagctatttgaagaactcgaagcttccgacatttcataaacaagtgaaagaataagagagaaaagtgaggggttgtacgataagtatggagtttcaaaatgcagttgcaataaattattggctagcataaagtgcactacaaaaaaaTCTGAAAACTATTTGTGTCGTAATATTTAGGAATTTCAAaagctcaaatatgcccctatactatgcgaactgaacaaatatgcccttcaaaattttccgttaactcaagggcatataTAGCCAAAAAACGTTAAGGGTATCTTTacaccaaccttttaacgacgggtAAATATGTGCAATTTCATATAGTTCAGaagcatatttgagcctttgccgAAATTAGATATTGCCAACGACTTCCGacttttaggggtcgtttggtttaaggtataagctgggttatcccagcactaatttttataccatgtttggtataaggtataaattagtgttgggataaatttataccttgtaccaaacatggtataaaaattagtgctggaataatccagcttataccttcttaacccacttatattgagattattttataccatcttttagatggtataaaataatttcactagatgggataaattagtcccgggattataatcccgggactaatgaatccttaaaccaaacgaccccttagtttACAAGTCACTTTCTAAAAGCCTATCAAATCAccaatcccgggactaatgaatccttaaaccaaacgaccccttagtttACAAGTCACTTTCTAAAAGCCTATCAAATCACCCTCTAAGTCACCTTTAATTTTATTGGTTATTTCTTTGAGGCATGAAGTAGTCATTTCATACTTTTACTGGCTGAATCTCTATACTTAGTTCTTGTCGTCTGTACTTCCCAAACAATTTCATTAATGAATGAACATAAAACAAGGTGTTTTAATTATGGGTGAAAAATCATGAATTAAAACATTtaaaagtactccctccgtctatgTTTACCTGTTCTTGTTTGATTTGGCTGACggagtgtgtcacataaattaagatTGAAGGAGTAGTATTTATTACTCTAGTTATTTATTTAgcctttttattttaatttaaaataagtaTTTACCTAtataattaaaaagaaattatattcaagaaactatattaattagatagtatttaattaaggatagtttagtcaaaaaaaattaggagttagtattttcttgaTGAGCTTATTTTGAACCAGAAGGAATACTTAataaagggtaaaataggtataaaataataatttatttcttcattttctaCATCGGACAAGTAAAAGAGAACATTAGTATACTGGACGGTGGGAGTAACGTAACAACAAATATATTGTATATGGTAAGTTTAAGATCaagatattttaaaaaaaaatactttacacATTTTTTGTTTAAGACTACTGGATTGACTAAATTCCCTAAAAGGACATCCATGTATTAAGAATTGCCTATtaatatcacttttgtttcttttaggatAAAAATATCACTCAATAATCACTATTTTCAGAGTAATATCACTTTTGTTTATTGATACAAAACAAAGTGAGTTTTATGTGATATCGCAGGCCAATTATGAGAGAATGAGGGTTTTTTGTGTTaagtatatctatatataatataaagctaggcataaacaaggtgatgtggcacctctctatggtcaccattcttatttatcttttttctccattttttggctttttcattcactcattccaattaataattaaaataaaaacaagGTTAATTATTAATTAAAGGGATAGTAGGTTACAATCCAAACTTTACTCCCCTCATTTTAATAACTAATCGTGGGTGCTATTGCTCCCGTccctttaattattttaattaatgtgtAGTATTAATCAAGTAGGAGCTAAAAAGACAAGAACCTAAGCCTCATATATATAACCATAGGGTATAGCTTCAACTGTGCATTGTCAAATTCTATAGCATATGTATCATCTTGACACGTAAAGGGATATTGGATCTTAAAGTTCAATTCAAGTTCACCAAGGTTCGTATTTTCATTTCTACTTTGCATATATAGTTACAATTTATCTTgtgatatagatatatatatcgTGATAGTGGATACTCTTCGTTGGTTAAAATTATATATGTGTCATCTTCAAGCATATTCAAATGGACCTGTTTCAAGTGCTAAAGGTATTCCGGTGTTTTTGTCGAAAAGTTCACATTTTAAAGTCCCATAGTTAGTAATTATTTGCTAATTTTCAGTAACTTGTATGTCATTTGCATGAGCAGCGTGGCACAGATGATATTTACTTAAATGTTGGATGTATTTCTTCTAAGGTAATTATATTCACTCGCTGAATTCATAAGTTTTTCCTACTCTTATTTGTTGAAATTTCTTTTTACAATTCATAATTTTTCAATTAAAAATTCAGAAGTTTGATATTGTGTTACTTTGAAAGCTGCTTATGGAATTTAATGATTTGAAAATATAGGCAAAATCTGACCTTTTAACAAGTAGTGATGATTTGTCTAGGATTTGCTGTGAAATTAACAAGAGGTTACAAAAAAGGACATTTTTTACTAGCGTAGATGGATTTAACTTTTCACTATAAAAATATTTGGTATTGATAAAAAACTTGAACTTATTTATGCTTTTTTAATCTTTTGTCTAGCAAATGAAAACAATATGTATATTGTACTGATAATTTACATCAGTAGTTGAGGGATTGTTTGTTCATATTTCTACTGTAATCTATTTATAATATAAAGCTAATGATAGATAAGGTGAGGTAATACCTTTCTATGACTAgcattattattttcttttttcctccttttttggcttttctctaattttttggCTTTTTCTCCTATTTCTTATGTATCTTTGAGACAACATTAACTGGCTCAATAAATAATAGTACTAACTAATACTCCACTTCTTCCTGTTCCTTTCAGATATATGTTACAGTAGGATTCTAATGTTTATTTGCAGCAATAAAAATAACGGTACACCGTACCACTTATTGCAATTAAATTTTCAATGTTCAGATTGATGAAATGACAAAGTCAAGAATAACAGTTACTTACT
Above is a genomic segment from Lycium barbarum isolate Lr01 chromosome 12, ASM1917538v2, whole genome shotgun sequence containing:
- the LOC132622142 gene encoding DNA damage-binding protein cmr1-like; protein product: MLLDVEKEAYNEVYQDTCAIYSICHRGEDVNCLYFGDEVGELKLFDVRASAPSLSWGLHGDTINTIHCKPNNPIIIATSSADKTVSLWDLRSVSKDQPKSLTSISHGGPIYSAYFSPFGTFLATTSSDNTIGLYGGENYQEKFLIPHNNLSGEYISTLRGIWGWDNSHLYIGKIQEKQKHKRKSKIDDEIHGLHIISTVDKKVVCTLQSDDMPTVPYRLAAHPYIVGTLAGATGKGKVCMWAQA